A stretch of the Vitis riparia cultivar Riparia Gloire de Montpellier isolate 1030 chromosome 13, EGFV_Vit.rip_1.0, whole genome shotgun sequence genome encodes the following:
- the LOC117927445 gene encoding uncharacterized protein At2g39795, mitochondrial-like, producing MAFTTILRRSISSVMPLAVRVVQRNHHHSALFTALSHGSLFHKPSLRPFASTLHFYSSSAKRPSSDDNLLRVLESEIKYSEESDDHDGNEEAPDGFPFEIQDNPGQQTISLAREYQGEVIKVEVHMPDLVTGEGDDDNNDDDNEKGNQSSIPLVVSVSKKNGPLLEFGCTAFADEIAIDSLSVKNPEISEEQIAYEGPDFTDLDENLQKAFHKYLEIRGIKPSTTNFLHEYMINKDSREYLLWLKNLKKFVEA from the exons ATGGCTTTCACAACCATTCTTCGCAGATCAATTTCATCTGTAATGCCTCTTGCGGTGCGTGTGGTTCAAAGAAATCATCACCACTCTGCTCTGTTCACTGCTCTTTCCCACGGCTCTCTCTTTCACAAGCCCTCTCTAAGGCCATTTGCTTCAACGCTTCACTTCTATTCTTCATCTGCTAAGAGACCCAGTTCGGATGATAATCTTCTTCGTGTCCTCGAGTCAGAGATCAAATACTCTGAGGAATCCGACGATCATGATGGG aaTGAAGAGGCTCCAGATGGTTTTCCTTTTGAAATTCAAGATAACCCTGGACAACAAACCATATCACTAGCAAGAGAGTATCAGGGCGAAGTCATCAAAGTTGAAGTTCACATGCCTGACCTTGTTACTGGAGAGGGTGATGATGACaacaatgatgatgataatgaaaaGGGCAACCAATCCAGCATCCCTTTGGTTGTTAgtgtttcaaagaaaaatggacCCCTTCTAGAGTTTGGTTGCACTGCTTTCGCAGATGAGATTGCAATTGATTCCCTGTCAGTCAAAAATCCAGAAATTTCTGAGGAGCAAATTGCATACGAGGGGCCTGACTTCAC GGATTTGGATGAGAATCTGCAGAAGGCTTTCCACAAGTATTTGGAGATTAGAGGAATTAAACCCAGCACAACCAATTTCTTGCATGAGTACATGATCAACAAGGACAGCAGAGAATACTTGTTGTGGTTGAAGAACCTTAAGAAGTTTGTGGAGGCTTAA